The following proteins are encoded in a genomic region of Entelurus aequoreus isolate RoL-2023_Sb linkage group LG01, RoL_Eaeq_v1.1, whole genome shotgun sequence:
- the LOC133660469 gene encoding uncharacterized protein LOC133660469, which produces MAAVDLFMFLQMRNIPESVINKLKEDKIDTNVIGIMTDKELSKYIERYGDRLALRAFCRQRTVTNEESGGAETVKSSLMQKLRDRLRTPNTGIQGTATGQKNAAKITRRVEMGWLHFESGMYHQVRTRKGGGTRNLSVQKSVTMGELLETGKCLFFANGHSSKGLMEDFEFDICDYSHSPVPREVTVGQLYEQTKLKMLRIYTATKSNKIILLSDESSDFEPTQKRPLKARTMKTRSLRNKTRRLNQVDHPESSSDLDLAPSGSMQQNHEQRGETISHSRSATPEMGNTELLHPRPTEDVGSHTQQSTRRHGSEDDCLTPVPNQDADLLLSDVSDSALNPAIPQSLEDSEVKFGPTVGDDSDTQDTTLPWNPDDLSSMQHSTINDGPVSSSSLPASPDPFDQEILILKLRRVNIVDDVLNVFMDPKVLNASLRMEFTNEKAMDSDGVSREAYSAFWDHFLDQCEGEDERVPRLRPDYSEKKWQALGRVWLKGYLDHKILPIRLSPAFVLACCKGVSSVDEELLMMSFARFLSENERVSLEKALQGTIDETVEEDLLDVFSRMGSHCLPPKNNLRAAILTMAHKALLQEPKFIIDCFHSSVHNAMPMLITKDNIMEIYESKRPTNKKVAQMIKPSFESLNPQEQTALNHLLRYVRSIDQRKLEIFLRFCTGSTVLCKDTIEVIFNTLCGLSRRPVAHTCGAVLELPCTYSTYPEFRKEFDNVLSGDCFTMDIV; this is translated from the exons atggCTGCAGTAGATTTATTCATGTTCCTTCAAATGCGGAATATACCTGAAAGTGTCATCAACAAACTAAAAGAAGACAAG ATCGACACCAATGTCATAGGCATTATGACAGATAAGGAGTTAAGCAAGTATATCGAAAGATATGGGGATCGACTTGCGCTCAGAGCATTTTGCCGTCAAAGAACTGTGACAAACGAAGAGTCGGGAGGAGCAGAGACAGTGAAGTCCTCCCTCATGCAGAAATTAAGAGACAGGTTAAGAACTCCTAACACTGGCATACAAGGCACCGCTACTGGCCAAAAAAATGCAGCCAAAATCACCCGGCGGGTTGAAATGGGATGGCTCCACTTTGAGAGTGGAATGTATCACCAGGTTAGAACGAGAAAAGGAGGAGGAACACGGAATCTGTCCGTCCAGAAATCAGTGACTATGGGTGAACTGTTGGAGACAGGCAAATGCTTGTTTTTTGCAAATGGGCATTCATCAAAAGGACTGATGGAAGACTTCGAGTTTGACATTTGTGATTACAGTCACAGTCCTGTGCCCCGGGAAGTCACGGTGGGCCAGCTGTACGAACAGACTAAACTAAAAATGCTACGCATCTACACAGCCACCAAGTCTAACAAGATTATACTTCTCTCTGATGAATCATCGGACTTCGAGCCAACACAGAAAAGGCCACTGAAG GCTAGGACAATGAAGACACGATCCTTGAGGAACAAGACCAGGAGACTCAATCAAGTGGATCATCCAGAGAGCTCCTCTGATTTAGATCTGGCTCCCAGTGGCTCAATGCAGCAAAACCATGAACAA AGAGGAGAGACAATCAGCCATTCAAGATCAGCAACTCCTGAGATGGGTAACACAGAGCTCCTGCATCCACGACCTACTGAGGATGTTGGCAGTCATACTCAGCAGTCAACAAGAAGGCATGGATCTGAAGATGACTGTTTAACGCCTGTGCCAAATCAAGATGCAGACCTGTTGTTAAGTGATGTCTCAGATTCCGCTCTTAATCCTGCCATTCCACAATCTCTTGAGGACTCTGAAGTGAAGTTTGGACCCACTGTTGGTGATGATAGTGATACTCAAGACACCACTCTTCCCTGGAATCCAGATGACTTGAGCAGCATGCAG CATTCTACAATCAATGATGGTCCTGTATCATCAAGCAGTCTTCCAGCATCACCAGATCCATTTGACCAAGAAATCCTTATTTTGAAATTAAGACGAGTAAACATAGTTGATGATGTCCTTAATGTCTTCATGGATCCAAAAGTACTGAATGCTAGTCTAAGAATGGAGTTTACAAATGAGAAAGCTATGGACAGTGATGGTGTGTCAAGAGAGGCGTACTCTGCATTCTGGGACCACTTCTTGGACCAGTGTGAGGGGGAAGATGAACGAGTACCCAGGCTACGACCAGACTATTCTGAGAAGAAATGGCAAGCTCTCGGAAGAGTGTGGTTGAAAGGATACCTGGACCACAAAATCCTACCAATCAGACTGTCACCAGCCTTTGTTCTTGCTTGTTGTAAAGGAGTTAGCTCAGTGGATGAAGAACTATTGATGATGTCATTTGCCAGATTTCTTTCAGAGAATGAGCGTGTGTCGCTTGAAAAAGCACTACAGGGTACCATTGATGAAACTGTTGAGGAGGACTTACTTGATGTCTTCTCCAGAATGGGCTCACACTGCCTTCCCCCTAAAAACAATTTACGGGCTGCTATTTTAACAATGGCACACAAAGCTCTTCTTCAAGAGCCAAAGTTCATAATTGATTGTTTCCACTCCAGTGTTCATAATGCTATGCCAATGCTCATAACCAAAGACAACATAATGGAGATATATGAATCTAAGAGGCCAACTAACAAGAAAGTGGCCCAGATGATAAAACCATCATTTGAAAGCCTAAATCCACAAGAGCAGACTGCTCTTAACCACCTGCTACGGTATGTGAGAAGCATCGACCAAAGAAAATTGGAGATCTTCTTACGCTTCTGCACAGGATCTACTGTGCTGTGCAAAGACACAATTGAAGTAATTTTTAACACATTGTGTGGTTTAAGTCGCAGGCCTGTAGCACACACGTGTGGAGCAGTTCTTGAGTTACCATGCACTTACAGCACATACCCTGAGTTTCGCAAAGAATTTGATAATGTCTTGTCTGGCGACTGCTTCACAATGGATATTGTGTAG
- the LOC133660529 gene encoding protein UXT-like codes for MAPTATANVNMTTNGNVEQKVLQYEKFIDDVLKKDLQAVMEQRDSVYDQTAQYLQLKNTIQSLQETGSQRLKTDVDLGCNFYVQAEVEDSSKIFVLVGFGFFVEMDHTEALRFIDKKTNQLTAFTDQLTKDAAKIKANIRMVLEGLRELQGITDLPEPSRREVF; via the exons ATGGCGCCCACGGCTACTGCTAATGTCAACATGACCACTAATGGCAACGTGGAGCAGAAGGTGTTGCAGTATGAGAAGTTTATTGACGACGTCTTGAAGAAGGATTTACA AGCGGTGATGGAGCAGCGAGACTCCGTTTATGATCAAACAGCTCAGTACCTGCAGCTCAAGAACACCATACAGAGTTTGCag gaGACAGGCTCTCAGCGCCTGAAGACAGATGTTGACCTGGGATGTAACTTCTACGTTCAGGCAGAAGT GGAGGACTCATCCAAGATCTTCGTGTTGGTGGGCTTTGGCTTTTTCGTGGAGATGGACCACACGGAAGCTCTGCGCTTCATCGACAAGAAGACGAATCAGCTCACAGC CTTCACGGATCAGCTGACCAAAGACGCTGCTAAAATCAAAGCAAACATCCGCATGGTGCTGGAG GGTCTGCGAGAACTTCAGGGCATTACAGATCTTCCAGAGCCCAGCAGAAGAGAAGTCTTCTAG
- the LOC133660480 gene encoding uncharacterized protein LOC133660480: MKACSLFRRKGYTSLDRVVDFIHQQLQTSGQLCGYRWMYTKCKEDGLHVKKEEVRLILKELDPRGVELRGRRRLHRRNYFAKGPNYIWHFDSYDKLKPFGICINGCIDGFSRKIIWMNAFTTSSDPTVIGGYYMEAVKKLGGCPRIVRGDRGTENVKVRDFQRFLRRNIHDGSGIDSYIEGASTANQRIESWWGFLRRESMEFYISMFTDLKDRGLFGGTYLDRGLIQFCFMSFIQDELDETINVWDAHVIRPSKNDRVPSGRPRIMYMFPELYTTCDCISPVERADVQLCQSNCTFRPAVPCDTDIYNICNILMAESRLHLPADAYQALDLYLHLRNEITSAL; encoded by the exons atgaaggcatgtagtcTGTTTCGGCGCAAAGGATACACCTCTTTGGATCGCGTGGTAGATTTCATTCACCAGCAGTTACAAACAAGTGGCCAGCTGTGTGGATATAGGTGGATGTACACTAAATGCAAGGAGGATGGATTACACGTCAAGAAAGAAGAGGTGCGCTTAATTCTTAAAGAACTTGACCCAAGGGGCGTTGAACTCAGAGGAAGGAGACGGCTCCATCGTCGAAACTATTTCGCAAAAGGGCCCAATTATATTTGGCACTTTGACTCTTATGACAAACTGAAACCATTTGGTATCTGTATAAACGGCTGTATTGACGGATTTTCACGGAAAATTATCTGGATGAATGCATTTACGACCAGCAGTGACCCAACAGTCATTGGAGGCTACTATATGGAGGCAGTGAAGAAATTGGGTGGTTGTCCGAGGATTGTCAGGGGCGATCGGGGCACTGAAAATGTTAAAGTCAGAGACTTTCAGCGTTTTCTCCGTCGCAACATTCATGACGGCTCTGGTATTGACAGCTACATCGAAGGGGCAAGCACAGCAAATCAGCGCATAGAGAGTTGGTGGGGTTTCCTCAGAAGAGAATCAATGGAATTCTACATCTCTATGTTCACTGACCTGAAGGACCGTGGTTTGTTCGGTGGTACATACTTGGACCGAGGTCTAATTCAGTTCTGCTTTATGAGCTTCATTCAG GATGAATTAGACGAGACCATCAATGTGTGGGATGCACATGTCATCAGACCATCAAAGAATGACAGGGTGCCCAGTGGTCGCCCCCGAATCATGTACATGTTCCCAGAACTCTACACAACTTGTGATTGCATTTCCCCAGTGGAGAGAGCTGATGTACAGTTGTGTCAGAGTAACTGCACATTTCGACCAGCAGTGCCATGTGACACAGACATCTACAACATCTGCAACATTCTGATGGCAGAGTCACGGCTGCATCTTCCAGCTGATGCTTATCAAGCATTGGATCTGTACCTGCACCTGAGGAATGAGATAACATCTGCTCTCTAA